The genomic region GCCATTGCAAAACCTATTCCGCGCTTACACCCGGTAACTAATGCAGTTTTTCCTTCTAAACTAAATAAACTCATTTGTTCTTATTTTAATTCGTCTGGAGTTACACCATCCATATCACCATAGTCTAAATTTTCTCCTGCCATTCCCCAAATAAAAGTATAATTGGAAGTTCCGGCACCGGCGTGAATCGACCATTCGGGTGAAATAACCGCCTGATGGTTTTTCATAAAAATATGACGCGTTTCCTGCGGTTGTCCCATAAAATGACTAATGGTTTGCCCTTCTTCTAAGTCGAAATAAAAGTAAACTTCCATTCTACGTTCGTGCGTATGTGGTGGCATTGTGTTCCAAACACAACCTTCTTGAAGTTCGGTCATTCCCATTTGTAATTGGCAGGTATCAATCACGCTATTCACCAATAATTTATTGATCACACGTTTATTAGAGGTTTTGGTATCTCCTAATTCTACCACCTCAGCTTCCGCTTTCGTCACCTTTTTGGTTGGATAAGATGTATGTGCCGGAGCTGAGTTGATATAAAAATAAGGCTGCTCCCCGGTGGCTTCAAAAATCACTTCTTTGGTGCCGCGACCTATATAAATGGCTTCCCGATGACCAATTTCGTAAACTTCCCCATCTACGGTTACTTTTCCTTTACCGCCTACATTAATTACTCCTAGTTCGCGACGGTCTAAAAAGTTTTCGGATTTTAACTCGTCGATCGTTTCTAATTTTAAAGCTTGATCTACCGGAAAAGCACCACCGGCAATGTAACGATCGTACATGGTATAGGTTAAGCTGATCTGATTTTTCACAAACAACTCCGGAATTAGGAAATGCTCTCGAAGTTCTTCTGTAGTATATTTTTTCACATCTTCGGGATGATGCGCATATCTAAATTCTGATTTAGTCATAGCTTTATATTTAATTGATTTGTCTTTTATTTATAGAACTAGCAATTTCTTACTAATCTTATAGGATTGCATCCTGCACTCACCTGAATTTTGGAGTTACTAATTTAATTTTATGCAATCGATTACACAAATATATAAATGTTTTTTTACGATTTCAATATTTAGCAGTTTTTTTGTGTTAAAAATGAATTATTTATAAATAATGAGTTGTAAAAAAGCTATTAATTTGATGAATTAAGGAATTTTAAGATTGTTCAAATGAATTTAAGAAATTGATCCTATCTAATTGGCGTATGTCATTTCGAGTGATTTTGCGTGGTGAAACTAAGCAAAATTGTATCGAGAACCAGATTGAAGTTAATGTGTTCTTCATTTTTCATTCATAAATTTTACTATCGTCATTCCGTGCCTGCCTGCCGGCGAGGCAGGCTTGACACGGAATCTCATCACGTTCTCAGGAAGATGTGATCCTATAGGTTTTTGTTTCTTGCTTCTTGGTTATTTCCTCCTGCTTTTTGCTTTCAGAATCAAGACTCTCTTGTCTATTTTCTACCTTAAAACCAGTTCTCAATTCTAACTTCTGTTCACACTCTGGCTTAGATACTATTACTCCTATGTCGTAATCACTCAGCCACCGTTACGGGTAAAGTTCAAGGTTGAAAAGTTGTTTTTCTTCATTTACGAATTTTAAGTCTATTCATTGTAGTTCAACTTCCTGTCATTTCGAGTGATTTTGCATAGTACAACGAAGCAAAATTGTATCGAGAACTAGGTTTTTCAATTAAAATAACCAAATACACCAAAAATATTTTAACAGAAAAGTATATATTTGCCGAGAAATGAAAACACAAAACACATATCATCCGCTAAGTCTATGCTTACGAATAGACGGGAAAATTGAACCTGGTTTTGGTTCAGACAGGGACGCTATGTGTTGTTTTAAAGGAAAATAATAGAAGAAATTATATTTTTAAATAAGCAAAAGCGTCTAGAAATTATTTTTAGACGCTTTTTTTATGAATTAATTTGAAAATTTATTGAACAACTTCAACACACACATATTTGAACAAACGAACTACTAAATTATTCATTCTGAATTTTTTAGACCATTGGAAGAAAATCTGCTATTAGCGGACAGGAATTCCTATGCTTAAATACACATCCAACTAACTGATTTTCAGTAAAATAAATTCAAATTTAAGTTGTGAGATTAAAAAATAGTTTACATATTTGCACCGCAATCCAGCAAAACAATTAAAAACAAGAAGTATGCAATTTACATCACATATATATTTAGAGCCAGGTGATTGGACTTGTGAAAAAGCGCTTCAAGATTTTTATACTTATAATTTGTTATAAATGAAAAAATCTGAAGCCAAGACCTAACCGCTTCAGATTTATTTTCAGACTGAATTTTCTTCACTCTTATTGATCTGTCGCGGTTCTTAAACTAACAATTAAAGAACAAAATTTAAACCGTGATGGACACGAATTTACATAACATCTATTTATTTAAAGCACTCGACGCTTATCCTTATGAGTTGGAAGAAACCATAGAGGCCTTAAATTATGCGCTTTCTTATGAACCTACCAACGCTAAAGCCTTATGCTTATTAGCCAAAATACACTCGGAACAGTTAGGCGATTATGAAATAGCTAAATCCTTGTATGCAGAAGCTTTGGCCAATAATATGGAAATGGCGAGCATTTATCCTGATTATTTATATGCTTTGCTTGCTAACGAAGATTACGAGGAAGCTTTAAAACTTATCGATTTTGCGTTAAAAGTAAAAGGGACCGACAAGGGGGTGATTTACACCATTCAAGGACAAATTTACGAGGCTTTGTTTACCTATAAAAAAGCGCTTAAAAGCTTTAAAATGGCTAAAAAATATGCTTTTAACAATGGCTACATCTCGTTTTTAAAAGCTGAAAAAGATAGGATTAAAGACAAAATGCCTAAAAAGAAAAAATCGAAAAATAAGAACAAGAAAAACAAAAAGAAGAAAAAGAAATAGGCGGTTTGACGGGCGCCGGGCAATGTAAAAATGCATTGCCCGAATTTGGAACAGTAGCAAAGCAGGTCTATGCGACAGACTGAAAATCTGAAGATACAGGTTCGATTCCTGTCTGTTCCTCCTAACCTATGTTTGATTTAAGAGAATCTTGGAGCGGAGGCTGAGTGAAATCTTTGCAAAAGATTTTGTATCGAAGCTTCCATTTTGGTGGCATTTCGATACAAATTTTCCTTAAAAATTCACTCAATGACCCAAAAATGGTGGTAATCAATTCTTAAATCAAACACAGGTACATAAAAATTTCAAATTCAAGTCTTGTTGGGTGTTTCTGTATAGCACTATTGCATAATACATTGCTGAAAAGTATAATGATTTTATGTTCAACTTGGTTTGAAGGTTAGCAGTATACCATAATTATTGCACGGCTCTGTAGGTCGTGGGTTCGACTCCCACTAATGTTTTAAACATTATAGTTCAGCTCGGTTAGAACAACAGATTTCTTTGTTGCGGGTTCGAGTCCCGCCAAAAGCTAAAGGCTTTTGTAACTCAATTGGTAGAGTAGGAAGCTAGACTGATTATCTAGTCACACGGAGTTGACCGCTCCTAAAACAGGTCTCCTAAGCCGTTATGCTTTAAAACTGACAACTAAAAAACCGAAAAAGTGAATGGGCAAATTCTATGATTAGAAGGAGCAATCTGAGCCTTGCCAGAACCCACAATCACTTAGTAACCAAAGCTAGTGCTTTTGTGATGCTTGAGCGTAACAATGAAGGCTGAAAAGGCTAAATTCTTAGGTTCAAAATTTATAAAACCAATTGGTGGCCGTTATTAATTATTGAAGGTTCCGCAAGGTGAAGATCATTCGCTTTTAGGTTTTTAATTAACAAAAAATGCGTAAGGGATTGCAGGCAGGTATAACGTAATGCAGGCAGGCCCTACCCGTTAGGGATACGCCCAAAATATACTTTTAAAAGTAGGCAGGTTCTAGAATTGCCAAAATTGAATGTTGAATTTTAAATAAAAAGAAAATGAAACGAGTTAGAATTACCAACGGAACGATTGGATTGGTTTTTAAAAATGGCGAATTGATCAAGGTGCTTGAAAAAGGAACTCATTGGCTATTTTTTAATGAAATGTTGATTAGATACGATCTTACCAAAAGACTTGAATTGCCTGTTGCTTTTGAAATGGTGAAGGATTGTAATGAGTTGATTGAAATGTTACATGTAGTAGAAGTGAAAGATCAGGAGTTGGTTTTGGTTTTTGAAAACGGAAATTTCAGGGAAGTATTAACTTCGGGTAGACATTTGTTCTGGAATAAATTGTTGGATTACAACTTTATAAAAACAGATATGAGTCAGCTAGAAATCCCCAAAGAAATTGATAGCAACTTACTTTCCAGGTACGAATTGGCAAGATTTGTAAGGGTTTTTGAAGTATCAGCCCACGAAGAAGCTTTGTTGATGATCGATGATGTTTACACGCAAAAGCTCAATGCCGGTATCTACCGATTTTGGAAAAACGACACCAGTGTAAAAATTGCTCGTGTAGATTTAAGGCATTTGCAACTGGAAGTTAGCGGTCAGGAATTGTTAACCAAAGATAAGGCAGCAATTAGAATTAACTTTTTTGCAAACTACAAAGTAGTGAATAGCGAAAAGGCAATTTTAGACAACAAAGATTACAGAAAGCAATTGTATGTGGCCTTGCAGTTAAGCCTTAGAGCATTTGTGGGACAATACACCTTGGATGAATTGCTTTCTAACAAAGTGACGATTGCTGAATCTGTTTTTACAGAAGTACTTGAAGTAACCGAGGATCTAGGTGTTCAACTCTTGTCTTGTGGTATTAAAGATGTGATTTTAACTGGTGAAATGAAAGATATTATGAACCAGGTATTGATTGCTGAAAAAAGAGCACAGGCAAGTGTGATTACCAGAAGGGAAGAAACTGCTTCTACCCGAAGTTTGTTGAATACGGCTAAATTGATGGCTGACAACGAAATGTTGTACAAACTAAAGGAAATGGAGTATGTTGAAAAAATTGCCGACAAAATTGGGGAAATCACCCTAAACGGTAATGGTGGAATGGTTAAACAGCTAAAAGAAATTTTTGCGGTGAATACTTAAGTAAAGAGGCTAATGGTAAAAGATTGGCCTCTTTCTATATACACAGTTGATGAGATAGGGCTCTCCTCATTTACATTTAGCTTTATCTTAAATCAATTTTCCTAGTTATTATTCAATTTTATAACCTTATTATCAAATCCTAAATAAGAAAACTCTAAAGCGACCTCTGAATTTTAGACTTACTAATACACTTATATATACATTACATAAGTGTATTAGCTATAACTTTTCTTTGATAACTCTTCTAATCGAGAGTTAAATCCCTCCAAAGGCACTAAAACCTCCATCAACAGGAATAACTATACCGGTTACAAAAGCAGACGCATCACTTGCTAACCAAACCGCGGCTCCCTGTAATTCTTCGGGTTCGCCAAATCTGGCCATAGGCGTATTATCAACAATTTTTTGACCTCTACTGGTTAAAGACCCATCCTGATTTAATAGCAAGTCACGATTTTGTTCTCCTACAAAAAATCCAGGTGCAATGGCATTTACACGAAGACCTTCTCCATATTTATGATTGAGTTCTACGGCAAGCCATTTTGTAAAATTATCGATAGCAGCTTTTGAAGCAGAATAGCCCATTACTCTGGTAATAGTTTTTTGGGCAGCCATCGAGGATATATTGATCACGCTGCCTTTTTTCTGTTTCACCATTTCTTTAGCAAAAACCAGTGTTGGTAAAACGGTACCATTAAAATTAAGCTGATTAACTCCATCTAGCGCTTCCAAAGAAAGATCAAAAAACTCCTGATCTGGGGTAATTACCGCTCCCTTTTTATTTCCACCGGCTCCATTTACCAAAATATCAATACTTCCCCATTTATCCAGGATTTTATCTTTAGCTGCCATTAAACTTTCTTTATTCAATACATCGGCTACAACTGCTAAAGCTTCTCCTCCTTTATCTTTTATTTCTTTAACTCGGTGTTCTACTGTTTCTTCGGTTCTACCCAAAACTGCTACTTTAGCCCCATTTTTTGATAGTCCGTGTGCAATTGCCCCACCTAAAACTCCGTTTCCGCCGGTTACAATTGCTATTTTTCCATTTAATTCAAACATATTTTTATTTCAATGAATTTATAATTCCAAATTCTAATCCGCGTAATTCCGCCAAGCCGCGTAAACGGCCTATAGCCGAATATCCTGGATAATAAGGTTTCCCTTGGTCATCCATCATTTCATGACCATGGTCTGGACGCATTGGTAAAACCCTATGATCTTTTTTATGGCACTCATAGAATTTTCTGATCAAATTATACATTTCAGCACTTCCTTCTAAATGATTGGCTTCATAAAAGTGATAAGGCGCTACTCGGTTTACAGAACGCAAATGCACAAAATGAATACGCTTATACCAGGTTTCAATAATACCGGTTAATTTATTTTCTTCGGAAGCGCCTAAGCTACCACTACAAAATGTAAGTCCGTTATGAACTGAAGGAACTGCTTCAAAAATAAATTTTAAATCTTCAGCTGTACTTACAATTCTGGGAAGCCCAAAAACAGGCCATGGTGGATCATCAGGATGAATCGCCAATACAACATTTAATTCTTCAGCGACAGGAATTACTTCCGTTAGAAAATAAATAAGGTTTTCCTGTAATTGTTCTCTTGAAATACCATCATACTGTTTCAGCCCATTTTTTAATTTTTCAATGGTAAAACCATCTTTATCTCCGGGCAATGCCATTAATAAACTTTGCTTTAAAACAGCGATTTCATGATCTGAAAGACTTTCATATTTCGCTTTAGCGCGCATCAAAATATCATCTGAATAAGATTGTTCAGCATTTTCTCGTTGTAACATATATACATCAAAAATCACTACATCAACCATATCGTGAAGCAAGGCGGTACTCCCATCTTCCAGTTCGTATCGAACGTTAGTTCTTAACCAGTCCAGAATAGGCATAAAATTATAGCAGATAGTTTTAACACCGCAAGCCGCTAAATTTTTAATGCTTTCTTTGTAGTTCTCGATCAGTTGATCTCTTTCCGGTCTTCCTTGTTTTATAAATTCGTGCACCGGCAAACTTTCTACCACATTCCAATGCAATTTAAAAGAGTGCAATCGATTGCTTTCTTCGATCTGAGAAATACGCTCTTTAATAGCTTCTTTCGTCCAGATTTCACCAACAGGAATTTGATGTAAAGCAGTGACAACACCATGTGCTCCTGCTTGTTTTATAGTAGCCAGTTTTACCGGATCATTAGGACCATACCACCGCCAGCTTTGTTCAAAAATCATAATCTATTTAAATTTGGTTCTTCTAATAAAAAATTCATTAAAGATTTAATAAATTTCAAAAACCTGAAAGTTAGAAAAATAAACTTAAACTCTGGTCATGCCAAAACTAGAAAATATCAAAAACTCTTAAAAATTTTAGACCAGGTTAAATAACTCACAATTAAAAATATACAATCATTTTCAGCAGTAAATTAGACTAAACTACCTCGGGGCAAGCCCACGAGGCATTCGATAGAAACAAAATTATAATTACAAGACGAGCCTCGGGGTATTAAACCCTTTGGCGGCGCAAATAAAAACTGAAGATGATGGAAGAAAATAAGCTAAGTTATCCTATAGCTCCCTCTGATGGGATGGGTGCTATACCAGAAAATGATAAAACTACATTTAGGGTTTGGGCTCCCAATGCCGATAAAGTAAGTGTTACAGGCGATTTTAATGACTGGAACCCAAACGATTTGCCTCTAGAGCCAGAAGAAAACGGCTATTGGGCAGCCACGACCACCAAAGCAAAAAAAGGCGATCAATATAAATATCATATCGAAAACGGTGATATTTCAGTGTACAAAAACGATCCCTATGCTTTTGAAGTCACCAATAGCGACGGAAATTCAATAATTCGGGATCTTAATTTTGATTGGGAAGAAGATAATTTTCAATTACCCCCGTGGAATTCGCTGGTGATTTACGAACTTCATGTGGGTACTTTTAACCGTAAAAATCCAGATGCTGTAGGTACTTTTCAGGATGTTATCGAAAAACTGGATTACCTGAAATCTCTCGGTATTAATTGTATCGAATTACTGCCGGTAGCCGAATTTGCCGGTGGAATTTCCTGGGGTTATAATCCAGCACATCCTTTTGCTATAGAACAGGATTATGGCGGACCTGAAGGTCTTTTTCAATTAATAAAGACAGCACATCAAAAAGGAATTGGAGTCATTATGGATGTTGTCTACAATCATTTAGGGCCATCTGATGTCGATCTATGGCAATTTGACGGTTGGCAGGAGAATGATAAAGGAGGGATTTATTTTTATAATGATCACCGCAGCGATACTCCCTGGGGTGATACACGACCAGATTATGGCCGCCCTGAAGTTCGGCAGTATTTTAGGGATAATGCTTTAATGTGGATCGAAAAATATCATTGCGATGGTCTTAGGATGGATGCCACATCCTACATTCGATATGAAGGTGGCGGATTAGGTTTTGATACCGAAATTCTTGAGGGCATCATCATGATGCGAGACATAAATGCTGAAATTCGACATAAATATCCCAATACCATAACCATTGCGGAAGATCTTAAAGCTGACAATATCATCACAGCTCCTACAGAAAATGGGGGGATTGGATATGGAACACAGTGGGATATGAAATTTGTACATCCGGTAAGAGAAGTATTAACGGCATTAAACGATGATGAACGCGACCTGCAAAAAATTGTTGATGCCATAGTTTACAAGTATAATGACGATGTATTTAATCGGGTAATCTACACCGAATCCCATGACGAAGTTGCCAACGGAAAAGCCAGGGTTCCGGAAGAAATTCAACCCGGCGATGCCGAAAGTAGTTTTGCTAAAAAACGATCCATCTTAGGTTTAGTACTGGTGATGACTTCCCCAGGAATTCCCATGATTTTTCAGGGACAGGAATTTTTAGAGGACGGCTATTTTAAAGATACGGAAGAACTCAACTGGGACAAATTAAACCGACTTGAAGGAATCGATCAACTTAGTGCCGATCTTATTAAACTGAGAACCGGAGAAACCCCAGGCGCGGAAGGCCTTAAAGGACAACATACTGAAATCATCCATTTTAACCAGGAAAATAAAATTTTGGCTTATAAACGTACAATGGACGGGGCACAGCCTGCCCTGATAATTCTTAACTTCGGAAATAATGATTTTGAAGACTACGGAATTGGTATTGAAGCAGATAAAAACTGGAAAATAAAATTTAACAGTACATGGAAAGGTTACGATAAAGATTTCTCTGAATTACCGGTAGAAGACATCCAAAAAGTACATGAAGAATCAGACCAAAAAGAATGGACAGGTAAAGTGAATATTCCTGCTTATGGAGCACTAATTTATGCGTTGTAAAATAAGAACAGTAAATGCGACGATTTGAAAATGTGATGATGTGGTGATTCGCGGCGGCTGAGTGATTGTGACGCAGGAGCAATTGTATCGAAGTCAAAGATGATATGGCAATTTGAAAATGAGATGATTTGAAAATGAGATAAGGTAGTAATGTATGAATAGATATAATTTTGAATCTTAAATTCGGTAGAAAAAAACAACTTTAAACCTTGAATTTGGAAACAAGAGAGGAGATAAGAACCAAGAAAATCACGTCATCCTAATTGGTGTGATAGCTAGATTTAGGTAGAGTAATGATTATATTTCAATAAAAGAAGAGAAAGTAGTAAAACCGGTATTTGTCATTTCGAGCGAGGCACGAGTCGAGAAATCGATTTTCAATAGGAACTGAAAATTAAGATTTCTTTATTCCGCTGTGCTTCAGCATAAATAAGATCGAAATTTTTATCTACTCAATCTAATTTTTGCCATCCTTAACCATGCTTCACAGGCAGACTAGGCAAGGAGATCTCCTCAATAATGAAAAAAGAAAAAAACAACTTTAAACCTTAAACTTTTCAACTTTGAACGCTACTGTCACTTCGAGTGATTTTATTGTAGCGATAGCGAAAATAAAATAGTATCGAGAAGTAAAAAGAAACGAGGTCTCGATACGAATTTCAATGATCATTGAAATTCACTCGACCTGAAAAGAAAAAAGAATATAGAAAATATAAATAAGACGATTTGAAAATGTGATGATGTGATGATTCGCGGCGGCTGAGTGATTGTGACGCAGAAGCAATTGTATCGAAGTTAAAGATGATATGGCAATTTGAAAATGTGATGATTTGAAAATGAGATAAGGTAGTAATGTATGAATAGATATAATTTTGAATCTTAAATTCGGTAGAAAAAAACAACTTTAAACCTTAAACTTTTCAACTTTAAACTTCACTACGTAACTTTTTATAATCCTCGGGGCTGTCAACATCAAAAGTGTTTTCAGCTTCGAGTTTTATGATGTTTGCGTGGTTTTTTAAAATCGATTTTGCCCCGGAATCACCGCTGATTTTTATTAATTCTGAAAAACTTTTCTGTGGAAATAATGCAGGAACGCCAGGTTTTCCTGAGTAATTTGTAACGATAACAGGAGATTGATTTTCGTTAAATTTCGATATCATTTTATCTAAATACCGGGAAGTAATAAATGGCTGATCGCCCAGCATCACTAGAATTGAATTATACTCACTATTTTTCTGAATTGTTGCCACGCCAACAGCGATAGATTTTCCTAAACCATCATTCCATTCTTTATTTTCTATAATTTCAATATCTAAAAAATCCACTTTTTGTTGAATTTCATCCTTATTTGCTCCTAAAACACAAAATACTTGAGCACTTTTGCTCATTTTGGCCATTTTCAATGCATTTCCTAATAAAGTGGAATCTTTATAGGGCAAAACTTGCTTAATTTCATTCATTCTGCTAGAAGCACCGGCTGCAAGTACTAAAATTGCGGTCTTAAAATTTGTTCCCATCTTATTTAATCCTAATGAATAGCGCCCATTTTTTCTCGTAAAGACGGAATTGATTTTCCTCGTTTCACCGCTAA from Zunongwangia profunda SM-A87 harbors:
- the kduI gene encoding 5-dehydro-4-deoxy-D-glucuronate isomerase — encoded protein: MTKSEFRYAHHPEDVKKYTTEELREHFLIPELFVKNQISLTYTMYDRYIAGGAFPVDQALKLETIDELKSENFLDRRELGVINVGGKGKVTVDGEVYEIGHREAIYIGRGTKEVIFEATGEQPYFYINSAPAHTSYPTKKVTKAEAEVVELGDTKTSNKRVINKLLVNSVIDTCQLQMGMTELQEGCVWNTMPPHTHERRMEVYFYFDLEEGQTISHFMGQPQETRHIFMKNHQAVISPEWSIHAGAGTSNYTFIWGMAGENLDYGDMDGVTPDELK
- a CDS encoding slipin family protein; its protein translation is MKRVRITNGTIGLVFKNGELIKVLEKGTHWLFFNEMLIRYDLTKRLELPVAFEMVKDCNELIEMLHVVEVKDQELVLVFENGNFREVLTSGRHLFWNKLLDYNFIKTDMSQLEIPKEIDSNLLSRYELARFVRVFEVSAHEEALLMIDDVYTQKLNAGIYRFWKNDTSVKIARVDLRHLQLEVSGQELLTKDKAAIRINFFANYKVVNSEKAILDNKDYRKQLYVALQLSLRAFVGQYTLDELLSNKVTIAESVFTEVLEVTEDLGVQLLSCGIKDVILTGEMKDIMNQVLIAEKRAQASVITRREETASTRSLLNTAKLMADNEMLYKLKEMEYVEKIADKIGEITLNGNGGMVKQLKEIFAVNT
- a CDS encoding SDR family oxidoreductase; this translates as MFELNGKIAIVTGGNGVLGGAIAHGLSKNGAKVAVLGRTEETVEHRVKEIKDKGGEALAVVADVLNKESLMAAKDKILDKWGSIDILVNGAGGNKKGAVITPDQEFFDLSLEALDGVNQLNFNGTVLPTLVFAKEMVKQKKGSVINISSMAAQKTITRVMGYSASKAAIDNFTKWLAVELNHKYGEGLRVNAIAPGFFVGEQNRDLLLNQDGSLTSRGQKIVDNTPMARFGEPEELQGAAVWLASDASAFVTGIVIPVDGGFSAFGGI
- the uxuA gene encoding mannonate dehydratase, producing the protein MIFEQSWRWYGPNDPVKLATIKQAGAHGVVTALHQIPVGEIWTKEAIKERISQIEESNRLHSFKLHWNVVESLPVHEFIKQGRPERDQLIENYKESIKNLAACGVKTICYNFMPILDWLRTNVRYELEDGSTALLHDMVDVVIFDVYMLQRENAEQSYSDDILMRAKAKYESLSDHEIAVLKQSLLMALPGDKDGFTIEKLKNGLKQYDGISREQLQENLIYFLTEVIPVAEELNVVLAIHPDDPPWPVFGLPRIVSTAEDLKFIFEAVPSVHNGLTFCSGSLGASEENKLTGIIETWYKRIHFVHLRSVNRVAPYHFYEANHLEGSAEMYNLIRKFYECHKKDHRVLPMRPDHGHEMMDDQGKPYYPGYSAIGRLRGLAELRGLEFGIINSLK
- a CDS encoding alpha-amylase family glycosyl hydrolase, giving the protein MMEENKLSYPIAPSDGMGAIPENDKTTFRVWAPNADKVSVTGDFNDWNPNDLPLEPEENGYWAATTTKAKKGDQYKYHIENGDISVYKNDPYAFEVTNSDGNSIIRDLNFDWEEDNFQLPPWNSLVIYELHVGTFNRKNPDAVGTFQDVIEKLDYLKSLGINCIELLPVAEFAGGISWGYNPAHPFAIEQDYGGPEGLFQLIKTAHQKGIGVIMDVVYNHLGPSDVDLWQFDGWQENDKGGIYFYNDHRSDTPWGDTRPDYGRPEVRQYFRDNALMWIEKYHCDGLRMDATSYIRYEGGGLGFDTEILEGIIMMRDINAEIRHKYPNTITIAEDLKADNIITAPTENGGIGYGTQWDMKFVHPVREVLTALNDDERDLQKIVDAIVYKYNDDVFNRVIYTESHDEVANGKARVPEEIQPGDAESSFAKKRSILGLVLVMTSPGIPMIFQGQEFLEDGYFKDTEELNWDKLNRLEGIDQLSADLIKLRTGETPGAEGLKGQHTEIIHFNQENKILAYKRTMDGAQPALIILNFGNNDFEDYGIGIEADKNWKIKFNSTWKGYDKDFSELPVEDIQKVHEESDQKEWTGKVNIPAYGALIYAL
- a CDS encoding nucleotidyltransferase family protein; its protein translation is MGTNFKTAILVLAAGASSRMNEIKQVLPYKDSTLLGNALKMAKMSKSAQVFCVLGANKDEIQQKVDFLDIEIIENKEWNDGLGKSIAVGVATIQKNSEYNSILVMLGDQPFITSRYLDKMISKFNENQSPVIVTNYSGKPGVPALFPQKSFSELIKISGDSGAKSILKNHANIIKLEAENTFDVDSPEDYKKLRSEV